A portion of the Chelmon rostratus isolate fCheRos1 chromosome 15, fCheRos1.pri, whole genome shotgun sequence genome contains these proteins:
- the LOC121618615 gene encoding JNK1/MAPK8-associated membrane protein, which yields MAVAMSSTCPGLYCGRMMVNGSVEGDCGVCPRGERTNLQKVCERCTESPELYDWLYLGFMAMLPLVLHWFFIEWYSGKKSSSALLQHITAMLECSVSAVVTLLVTEPVGMLSIRSCRVQMLSDWYTMLYNPSPDYINTLHCTQEAVYPLYTIVLIYYAFCLVLMMLLRPLLVKKIACGLGKSDRFKSIYAALYFFPILTVLQAVGGGLLYYAFPYIILVLSLVTLAVYMSASEIQSFKNLVAKKKRLVVLFSHWLLHAYGIISISRLDKLEQDLPLLALVPGPALFYIATAKFTEPSRILSEGGNGH from the exons ATGG CTGTGGCCATGAGTTCGACGTGTCCAGGCCTGTACTGTGGCAGGATGATGGTGAACGGATCAGTGGAGGGAGACTGTGGT GTCTGTCCTCGTGGAGAGCGGACCAACCTCCAGAAGGTGTGTGAGCGCTGCACCGAGTCCCCTGAGCTCTACGACTGGCTCTATCTGGGCTTCATGGCCATGTTACCACTAGTGCTGCACTGGTTCTTCATCGAGTGGTACTCTGGAAAGAAGAG TTCCagtgctctgctgcagcacatcacAGCCATGCTGGAGTGCAGCGTGTCAGCCGTGGTCACCCTGCTGGTCACAGAGCCGGTGGGGATGCTCAGTATCCGTTCCTGTCGAGTCCAGATGCTGTCCGACTGGTACACAATGCTGTACAACCCCAGTCCAGACTACATCAACACATTACACTGCACCCAGGAGGCCGTCTATCCACT ctACACCATTGTGTTGATCTACTATGCATTCTGCTTGGTGCTCATGATGCTGCTGCGCCCTCTGTTGGTGAAGAAGATAGCATGCGGCCTGGGCAAATCTGACCGCTTCAAGAGCATCTACGCTGCGCTGTACTTCTTCCccatcctcactgtgctgcaggctgtggGAGGAGGGCTGCTAT actATGCCTTTCCTTACATCATACTGGTCCTGTCTCTGGTCACACTGGCTGTTTACATGTCTGCCTCTGAGATACag TCATTTAAGAACCTGGTCGCTAAGAAGAAGCGTCTGGTCGTCCTGTTCAGCCACTGGCTGCTCCACGCGTACGGCATCATCTCTATCTCCCGACTGGACAAGCTGGAGCAGGACCTGCCGCTGTTGGCCCTCGTGCCTGGGCCCGCCCTGTTCTACATAGCGACAGCCAAGTTCACGGAGCCCAGCCGCATCCTGTCAGAGGGCGGCAACGGACACTGA